One window of Leptospiraceae bacterium genomic DNA carries:
- a CDS encoding NYN domain-containing protein codes for MDTTKELKLAVLIDADNVPYSNIKGMLEEVAKYGTPTFKRIYGDWTKPTLSGWKTVLLENAITPIQQYSYTVGKNSSDSALIIDAMDILYTGGVDGFCIVSSDSDFTRLATRLREAGMKVIGIGEKKTPSPFIASCNKFIYIEILHKEAKYQPQVKATAKSSHKKDFLPVAKIDNDLIQLISESINDIAEEDGWVFLGVLGNLILKKQPDFDPRNYGHKKLLDMIKTIETIEIDKRPTGKNNISHFYVRTK; via the coding sequence ATGGACACAACAAAAGAACTTAAATTAGCGGTATTAATCGATGCGGATAATGTTCCGTATTCCAACATAAAAGGAATGCTAGAAGAAGTAGCAAAGTATGGAACTCCTACTTTTAAACGAATCTATGGAGATTGGACAAAGCCGACTCTATCCGGTTGGAAGACCGTCTTACTCGAAAATGCAATTACTCCGATTCAGCAATACAGCTACACAGTAGGAAAGAACTCAAGTGACTCAGCACTCATCATAGACGCGATGGATATTTTATACACAGGTGGTGTTGACGGATTTTGTATTGTTTCCAGTGATAGCGATTTCACTAGATTAGCCACACGTCTCAGAGAAGCAGGTATGAAAGTAATCGGTATCGGAGAAAAGAAAACTCCTTCTCCCTTTATTGCATCCTGTAACAAATTCATCTACATAGAAATCTTGCACAAAGAAGCAAAATACCAACCACAAGTAAAAGCAACAGCCAAATCCAGTCACAAGAAAGACTTCCTTCCTGTTGCGAAAATAGACAATGATCTAATCCAACTCATATCAGAAAGCATTAACGATATAGCAGAAGAAGACGGTTGGGTATTTCTAGGTGTTCTTGGAAATCTAATTCTAAAAAAACAACCAGACTTTGATCCACGTAACTATGGTCACAAAAAATTACTCGATATGATTAAAACAATCGAAACAATCGAAATAGACAAACGTCCAACGGGTAAGAACAATATATCGCACTTTTATGTAAGGACGAAATAA
- a CDS encoding TdeIII family type II restriction endonuclease has protein sequence MSLTKQQKQQVEDVLKNSLRHKFQNYNPEPASMPFHTRLLGKDRLALFSFIHSLNTNFGTSIFEPVALALAATSFKSAESQATAGTEISSEAHRVIQDIMDKLATAEIEPNKPKEIEAIREVCRKGEMKTVKPTKIDVKLIGTDETIYLFDIKTAKPNAGGFKEFKRTLLEWVAVTLAINPKANVQTIIAIPYNPYDPKPYSRWTMRGMIDLDNELKVAEEFWDFLGGKGAFTDLLSIFEKVGLDLRGEIDAYFSRYNK, from the coding sequence ATGTCCCTAACTAAACAACAAAAACAACAAGTAGAAGATGTTCTAAAGAATAGCCTCCGGCACAAGTTTCAGAATTATAATCCTGAGCCGGCGTCGATGCCATTTCATACGAGGCTTTTAGGCAAAGATCGATTAGCCTTATTTTCCTTCATTCATTCTCTCAATACAAATTTTGGAACAAGTATATTTGAACCAGTTGCATTAGCGTTAGCCGCAACTAGTTTTAAATCAGCGGAGTCACAGGCAACAGCGGGAACAGAAATTTCCTCCGAAGCACATAGAGTGATTCAGGATATAATGGATAAATTAGCAACAGCAGAAATCGAACCTAATAAACCGAAAGAAATTGAAGCCATTAGGGAAGTATGCCGTAAAGGCGAAATGAAAACAGTGAAGCCGACTAAGATAGATGTAAAGCTAATTGGCACAGATGAAACAATTTATCTTTTTGATATAAAGACAGCGAAGCCAAATGCAGGCGGATTTAAAGAATTCAAAAGAACTTTACTTGAGTGGGTTGCTGTCACGTTAGCCATTAACCCAAAAGCAAATGTGCAAACTATTATTGCTATTCCATACAATCCCTACGATCCAAAACCATATTCTCGTTGGACTATGCGTGGTATGATTGATTTAGACAATGAATTAAAAGTTGCAGAAGAGTTCTGGGACTTCCTTGGCGGCAAAGGAGCATTTACCGACTTACTTTCTATATTTGAGAAAGTAGGATTAGACTTGAGAGGAGAAATCGACGCTTACTTCTCTCGCTATAATAAATAA